In Burkholderia sp. GAS332, one DNA window encodes the following:
- a CDS encoding Phosphoserine phosphatase: protein MIRTMHRYCIALTVVVLSACTVTPRHDASESPAGASSAAALASWNDTATKRSIVDFVTLVTTPESKDFIARADRIAVFDNDGTLWPEQPASVQLVFALQRVKTVAGRHPEWKRQEPFRSILRGNLKSIAASGDTGSMRLLAAAHAGMTSDQFAALVHEWFDSASDPHFNRPYTDLAYQPMLELLAYLRANGFKTYLVTGNDVEFVRDIAQRMYGIPPEQVIGSTVKYKYSQTNGAVSLTRLAQVDTLVDGAAKPLAIDRVIGRRPVIAFGNADGDVPMLEWTSAGDGPRFAALLHHTDAEREYAYDRTAKSGKLDKGLDEAGAKGWLVVDMKDDWKTVFKADSAATAAAPSN from the coding sequence ATGATTCGCACGATGCACCGGTACTGCATTGCTTTGACCGTTGTGGTTCTTTCTGCTTGCACCGTTACGCCGCGCCACGACGCGAGCGAATCGCCGGCCGGCGCGTCGAGCGCCGCAGCCCTCGCGTCATGGAACGACACCGCGACCAAACGCTCGATTGTCGATTTCGTCACGCTGGTCACGACGCCCGAATCGAAGGATTTCATCGCGCGCGCTGACCGGATCGCCGTGTTCGACAACGACGGCACGTTGTGGCCGGAGCAACCCGCCTCGGTACAGTTGGTGTTCGCGCTGCAACGGGTGAAGACGGTGGCCGGGCGGCATCCGGAATGGAAACGGCAGGAGCCGTTCCGCTCGATTCTGAGAGGCAATCTGAAGAGCATCGCAGCGAGCGGCGACACCGGCTCGATGAGGTTGCTGGCGGCAGCGCATGCCGGCATGACCAGCGATCAATTCGCCGCGCTCGTGCACGAATGGTTCGACTCCGCGAGCGACCCGCACTTTAACCGGCCGTACACCGACCTCGCGTATCAGCCGATGCTCGAGTTACTCGCCTACCTGCGTGCCAACGGCTTCAAAACCTATCTGGTGACGGGCAACGATGTCGAGTTCGTCCGCGACATCGCGCAGCGCATGTATGGCATTCCGCCCGAGCAGGTGATCGGCAGCACCGTCAAATACAAGTACAGTCAGACGAACGGCGCGGTGTCATTGACCCGGCTTGCGCAGGTCGACACGCTCGTCGACGGTGCGGCCAAACCGCTCGCGATCGATCGCGTGATCGGCAGGCGTCCGGTGATCGCGTTCGGCAACGCCGACGGCGACGTGCCGATGCTCGAATGGACCTCGGCCGGCGACGGCCCACGCTTCGCGGCGCTGCTGCATCACACGGATGCGGAACGGGAGTATGCGTACGACCGCACGGCGAAAAGCGGCAAGCTCGACAAGGGTCTGGACGAAGCGGGCGCGAAGGGTTGGCTCGTCGTCGATATGAAGGATGACTGGAAGACGGTGTTCAAGGCGGATAGCGCGGCAACGGCTGCGGCGCCTTCCAATTAA